Proteins from a genomic interval of Acetobacterium woodii DSM 1030:
- a CDS encoding CPBP family intramembrane glutamic endopeptidase: MKNILETNEDQWTKKKIRKNTNKITRGVLVYEIIMTLIVIVDMFRRIAFAFFDTNDPNIDSTIDKIANETINSGTSSIIGVLIGLLFLLFYFRKYNYRNFIFHSQEKMTGHSFLVILTIFMSTQLIFSLLGTAMETCLNQFGFSILGEITSATGNSSTLSMLLYASFIGPITEEIVFRGFVMRGFQKYGSYYSIFISAVIFGAFHGNLIQSIFATLVGLVLGYVAMKYSIKWSILIHIINNFVFGELLFGLISNFNTSIQAIVIYVIEGLFFAGTVVIIILKRNEIKKFIKNKKYPKGLLGITFTSVWLLIFLAFQLLQGVSGIERLPL; this comes from the coding sequence TTGAAAAACATCCTCGAAACAAATGAAGACCAATGGACTAAAAAAAAGATTAGAAAAAATACTAATAAAATCACCAGGGGTGTTCTTGTTTATGAAATTATAATGACCCTAATCGTTATTGTCGATATGTTTCGAAGAATTGCATTCGCTTTTTTTGATACTAATGATCCAAACATTGATTCTACTATTGACAAGATCGCTAATGAAACAATAAATAGTGGCACATCAAGTATTATTGGGGTTTTAATCGGTTTACTTTTTTTGCTGTTTTATTTTCGAAAATATAATTATCGAAATTTTATTTTTCATTCACAAGAAAAAATGACCGGACATTCTTTTTTAGTCATCCTGACGATTTTTATGTCAACACAGCTTATTTTTAGTTTATTAGGTACGGCTATGGAAACTTGTTTAAATCAGTTTGGCTTTAGTATTCTAGGCGAAATTACAAGTGCAACCGGTAATAGTAGTACCCTATCGATGCTCTTATATGCTTCTTTTATTGGTCCGATTACCGAAGAAATTGTTTTCCGCGGTTTTGTCATGAGGGGCTTTCAAAAATATGGAAGCTATTATAGTATTTTTATATCTGCCGTTATTTTTGGCGCATTTCATGGTAATCTGATTCAAAGTATCTTTGCCACATTAGTTGGTTTAGTCCTTGGTTATGTAGCCATGAAATATTCCATAAAATGGTCGATTCTAATCCACATTATTAATAATTTCGTTTTTGGAGAATTGCTTTTTGGGCTGATTTCTAATTTTAATACGTCTATTCAAGCTATTGTCATTTATGTGATTGAAGGCTTATTTTTTGCCGGAACAGTCGTAATCATTATCCTCAAACGCAATGAAATAAAGAAATTTATTAAAAATAAAAAATATCCAAAAGGATTACTAGGCATAACCTTTACTTCTGTATGGCTGTTAATATTTTTGGCCTTTCAACTGCTTCAAGGCGTCTCTGGCATCGAAAGATTGCCGTTATAA
- a CDS encoding phenylacetate--CoA ligase family protein: MKKMSLIKSIWLCSQYPKKSALAKARIRAARLNRLVDYAKQNSPYYQAHYQNIGEHFKLRDLPPTNKVDLMAHFDEWITEKDITLNEVEVFMKDLDNIGRKIKGKYLVFTTSGSTGNPLVALYDQTTNNVMAGINMLRSFVRKEDYRAFLKGGGKTMGVFATGGFYLGNSSVRARLLAMPWKKRQFGVTSALAPIARIVEELNAFKPTMLGGYPTILELLIDEQKKGRLQIQPVLIMTGGEYLSPQLRRALEEAFGCTVQTSYSCTEGGTIACECSEKHFHINDDWIIVEPVNDQNEPVADGVQSDKILITNLANYTQPFIRYEVTDRVVMHHEPCPCKNPAPWLTLEGRTDDILTFYEDGKMIKISPLAIYATLKEIHGIVRFQLIAYEGNELELRIIARAEDNPQDLFEEAAKNLTAFLATHGVKQVRIFFSDKLPMQHPQSGKFKHIIYNGNLSMPETP; the protein is encoded by the coding sequence ATGAAAAAAATGAGTTTAATCAAGTCAATATGGCTGTGTTCACAATATCCGAAAAAAAGTGCTTTGGCTAAAGCCAGAATCAGAGCAGCACGGCTTAACCGTTTGGTTGATTATGCCAAACAAAACAGCCCTTATTATCAGGCGCACTATCAAAATATTGGTGAACATTTTAAGCTGCGCGATTTGCCACCAACGAATAAGGTTGATTTGATGGCGCATTTTGATGAGTGGATAACGGAAAAGGATATCACTTTGAATGAAGTAGAAGTTTTCATGAAGGATTTAGACAATATCGGACGAAAAATCAAAGGCAAATATCTGGTGTTTACCACCAGCGGTTCCACCGGCAACCCTTTGGTTGCGTTATATGATCAAACCACTAATAATGTTATGGCCGGAATAAACATGTTACGAAGTTTTGTCAGAAAAGAAGATTATCGGGCTTTTCTAAAAGGTGGCGGAAAAACTATGGGGGTTTTTGCAACCGGTGGTTTTTACTTGGGAAACAGTTCGGTCCGGGCCCGCTTATTAGCGATGCCCTGGAAAAAAAGACAGTTTGGCGTAACCAGCGCCTTAGCTCCGATTGCCCGGATCGTCGAGGAGTTAAATGCTTTTAAACCAACAATGTTGGGGGGCTATCCGACGATTCTGGAACTGCTGATTGATGAACAGAAAAAGGGGCGGTTGCAGATTCAGCCAGTGTTAATCATGACCGGCGGTGAATACTTAAGCCCGCAGCTGCGAAGGGCTTTGGAAGAGGCTTTTGGATGCACCGTTCAAACTTCCTATTCCTGTACCGAAGGCGGAACCATAGCTTGCGAATGTTCGGAAAAACACTTTCACATCAATGATGACTGGATCATTGTCGAGCCGGTCAACGATCAGAACGAACCGGTTGCGGATGGAGTCCAGTCAGATAAGATCTTGATTACCAACCTCGCTAATTATACCCAACCTTTTATTCGATATGAGGTCACTGATCGGGTTGTTATGCATCATGAACCCTGTCCCTGCAAGAATCCGGCACCCTGGCTGACCCTCGAGGGACGTACCGATGATATCCTGACCTTTTATGAAGACGGTAAGATGATTAAAATTTCACCGCTGGCCATTTATGCAACGCTGAAAGAAATTCATGGGATTGTTCGGTTTCAGCTGATCGCCTATGAAGGAAACGAACTTGAGTTGCGAATCATAGCCAGAGCGGAGGATAATCCCCAGGACTTGTTTGAAGAAGCCGCAAAAAATCTCACCGCTTTTCTGGCGACTCATGGGGTTAAGCAGGTGCGAATCTTTTTTTCGGATAAGTTACCGATGCAGCATCCGCAAAGTGGAAAGTTTAAGCATATCATTTATAACGGCAATCTTTCGATGCCAGAGACGCCTTGA
- a CDS encoding TetR/AcrR family transcriptional regulator: protein MSIESFEKIPDQKKVAIIQSGIAEFSKKSYMDASTDEITKNCGISKGILFHYFDNKKNFYLYCLEFALKKLLIDPQRTDQTDFYGIIFSYADEKFKLCQKYPNEMRLVNMAAREMSAKIGEEKNALMIRYMISTRKKSQAIMAKAIATITLKDIDKEKFENAMTLYLGAIINKYLERYQETPALFFEHSAEIKTEIKEYLDFMLNGVLKEGELS, encoded by the coding sequence ATGTCAATTGAATCGTTTGAAAAAATACCGGATCAAAAAAAAGTAGCCATTATCCAAAGTGGAATTGCTGAATTTTCGAAAAAATCCTATATGGATGCCAGTACCGATGAGATCACAAAAAATTGTGGCATCTCTAAAGGAATTTTGTTTCATTATTTTGATAACAAGAAAAATTTCTACCTTTATTGTCTGGAGTTTGCATTAAAAAAACTCCTTATAGATCCTCAAAGGACGGATCAAACCGATTTTTATGGAATTATCTTTTCTTATGCTGATGAAAAATTTAAATTGTGCCAAAAATATCCCAACGAAATGCGGTTGGTCAATATGGCGGCCCGGGAAATGAGTGCTAAAATAGGTGAAGAAAAAAACGCGCTGATGATACGGTATATGATCAGTACCCGAAAAAAATCCCAAGCGATTATGGCGAAAGCCATCGCAACGATTACCTTAAAAGATATTGATAAAGAAAAATTTGAAAATGCCATGACATTATATCTGGGGGCGATTATAAACAAATATCTGGAGCGCTATCAAGAGACCCCAGCGTTATTTTTTGAGCACTCTGCTGAGATTAAAACCGAAATAAAAGAATACCTTGATTTTATGTTAAATGGAGTCTTAAAGGAAGGCGAATTATCATGA
- a CDS encoding helix-turn-helix transcriptional regulator, whose translation MKNRLEEIRRLNGIKQEELASALEVSRQTIGSLENGRYNPSIILAFKIARYFKMSIEDIFIYEEEKNEASI comes from the coding sequence GTGAAAAATCGACTGGAAGAAATTCGGAGATTAAATGGTATCAAACAAGAAGAATTGGCGTCAGCTTTGGAAGTATCAAGACAAACCATTGGCTCACTGGAAAATGGCCGATATAACCCATCCATTATTTTAGCTTTTAAAATTGCCCGGTATTTTAAAATGAGCATTGAAGATATTTTTATCTATGAGGAGGAAAAAAATGAAGCGTCAATTTAG
- a CDS encoding helix-turn-helix transcriptional regulator codes for MKNKIKELRKARKMRQEDLAKQLNVTRQTINAIENNKYNPTLELAMKLARLLESTVEELFSLEE; via the coding sequence ATGAAAAACAAAATTAAAGAGTTAAGAAAAGCCCGGAAAATGAGACAAGAGGACTTGGCGAAACAATTAAATGTCACCAGACAAACGATTAATGCAATCGAAAATAACAAGTATAATCCAACCCTGGAACTTGCTATGAAACTGGCCAGGCTGTTAGAATCTACAGTGGAAGAGCTTTTTAGCTTGGAAGAGTGA
- a CDS encoding WS/DGAT domain-containing protein has translation MKVKAETFDKLQYLYEITGFNDHQLHGVIQFENKVNAIVMQKAVTLLVKTIPMLSKAYKNEAGNSYWEEMNRENWDNIFTTVFEKDDFDRFTFSKTDAAAGPQIKVCLMQADRDAMSIVMNHMVCDGAGFKQCMYLLADIYSHLIKEPDYLPDYVIDGERGFKKITQSVNFFSRIMVLLFESKDNNQKSDYEFPLIKSDEAKPFITTHEIEASLYQALRNSSKNDKVTINDVILTAYFRALSGVLKIDGEPFNIPIMIDMRRYLADKRFQAVTNLSSTVAIRIAVTKGETFSQTLNKINAEMAAKKAGNLGLNTFLKLDLLSKFFPEKSYQLLKNSLKNPPICMTNLGVVDSKQLYFEGSPVSNAIVCGSIKYRPHFQMSASTFADKMTFCVNLYGSQSDRQMISKFLDLVEKELTGYIATQTT, from the coding sequence ATGAAAGTTAAAGCGGAAACATTTGATAAACTTCAATATTTATACGAGATTACGGGGTTTAATGATCATCAATTGCATGGGGTGATTCAATTTGAGAATAAAGTGAATGCGATAGTTATGCAAAAGGCGGTGACATTACTGGTAAAAACGATACCCATGCTGTCAAAAGCTTATAAAAATGAGGCCGGGAATTCATATTGGGAAGAAATGAACCGGGAAAACTGGGACAATATTTTTACGACTGTTTTTGAAAAAGACGATTTTGACCGCTTTACTTTTTCTAAAACAGACGCAGCAGCGGGTCCGCAAATTAAGGTTTGTTTGATGCAAGCCGACAGAGATGCAATGTCAATAGTCATGAACCATATGGTTTGCGATGGGGCGGGGTTTAAACAATGTATGTATCTGTTAGCGGATATTTATTCGCATCTGATAAAAGAACCGGATTATTTACCAGACTATGTCATTGATGGTGAGCGCGGCTTTAAAAAAATTACACAGTCAGTTAATTTTTTTTCGCGAATCATGGTGCTTTTGTTTGAAAGTAAAGATAACAACCAAAAGAGTGACTATGAATTTCCTTTGATCAAATCAGACGAGGCAAAGCCTTTTATTACTACCCATGAAATTGAGGCCTCCCTTTATCAGGCACTTCGAAATAGTTCTAAAAATGATAAAGTCACAATCAATGATGTGATCTTAACCGCTTACTTTCGGGCACTTTCGGGAGTTCTGAAGATTGATGGAGAACCCTTTAATATTCCGATTATGATCGATATGCGCAGATATTTAGCCGATAAAAGATTTCAGGCCGTGACAAATCTTTCGTCAACGGTCGCGATTCGAATTGCCGTTACAAAGGGGGAAACCTTCAGCCAGACCTTAAATAAAATTAACGCTGAAATGGCGGCTAAAAAAGCCGGCAATTTAGGTTTAAATACATTTCTCAAACTGGATTTGTTAAGCAAATTTTTTCCTGAAAAAAGTTATCAACTTTTAAAAAATTCGTTAAAGAATCCCCCAATATGTATGACTAATCTTGGTGTGGTGGATTCAAAACAGCTTTATTTTGAGGGATCTCCGGTTTCTAATGCGATCGTGTGCGGTTCGATTAAATATCGTCCTCATTTTCAAATGTCGGCTAGTACTTTTGCGGATAAAATGACTTTTTGCGTCAATCTTTATGGCAGTCAAAGTGATCGCCAGATGATTTCAAAATTTCTCGATTTAGTTGAAAAAGAACTGACCGGTTATATTGCAACTCAAACGACATAA
- a CDS encoding MerR family transcriptional regulator, translating into MKNKINDSKKKIPMRELEKLTSMNRSTINYYIKEGLLPAPQKSAKNMAYYDETFVEKLKLIEIMKKEHYSLAQIKKLINSESGTINDFCFQILESVNKLLPYGVDENLVTKKQLCDIGLTETLINELIELNIIVSENTDNTLFPAYSLTVCQFIKYFTDVGIPLSIVEEIINKLKELAYLEKDAFIDYIRNPMIDNHLSPEKQKTEIDQCILSINALLPILHLQFLILPTRNLLKSTPD; encoded by the coding sequence ATGAAAAATAAGATCAACGATTCTAAAAAGAAAATTCCCATGCGTGAACTGGAAAAATTAACATCAATGAACCGATCCACCATTAATTATTATATTAAAGAAGGCCTTTTACCGGCACCCCAAAAATCTGCCAAGAACATGGCTTATTATGATGAAACCTTTGTCGAAAAATTAAAACTAATCGAAATCATGAAAAAAGAACATTATTCTCTGGCCCAGATTAAAAAACTTATCAACAGTGAATCTGGTACGATCAATGATTTTTGTTTTCAAATTCTGGAATCGGTTAATAAACTGCTTCCTTATGGAGTCGATGAAAATCTGGTCACAAAAAAACAGCTTTGTGACATTGGATTAACTGAAACACTCATTAACGAACTGATTGAGTTGAATATTATTGTTTCCGAGAATACCGATAACACCTTATTTCCAGCCTACAGTTTAACGGTATGTCAATTCATAAAATATTTTACCGATGTTGGCATCCCGCTTTCCATCGTCGAAGAAATTATCAATAAATTAAAAGAGCTGGCTTATCTCGAAAAAGATGCTTTTATCGATTATATCCGCAATCCGATGATCGATAACCATCTATCTCCGGAAAAACAAAAAACTGAAATCGATCAATGTATTCTGAGCATCAACGCCTTGTTACCAATTTTACATTTGCAATTTTTAATCCTCCCCACCAGAAATTTGCTAAAATCCACCCCCGATTAA
- a CDS encoding AraC family transcriptional regulator, with product MLKSLNTVLNYIEDHLDETIEFDEIQRIAGVSEYHFRRIFSFLSGMSLNEYVRNRRLSNAAFELQNEKISVTEMAFKYGYNSVDGFSRAFKEWCNISPSEIKKSTRFKAFPKLTFQLAIYGGVDMDYRIEEKEAFKMVGFKKRVPIVFSGENKEIIELAQKITPRQRETMRTYANIEPSEPMNASFNFDEGRMKEQGNLDHMIGVISTLEDSFEGFDVVDVPPLKWAIFISEGEFPKVMQKTWGEIFAEWLPSSDYELVDAPEICFIGDLTDRSKVRCENWIAVKKIK from the coding sequence ATGTTAAAAAGTTTGAATACGGTTTTAAACTATATTGAAGATCATCTGGATGAAACCATCGAGTTTGATGAAATACAACGGATTGCAGGGGTTTCAGAATATCATTTTCGAAGGATTTTTTCATTTTTATCGGGAATGTCTTTAAATGAGTACGTTCGCAACCGCAGACTCTCAAATGCCGCCTTTGAACTTCAAAATGAAAAAATTTCAGTCACTGAAATGGCCTTTAAATATGGTTATAATTCAGTGGATGGTTTTTCTCGGGCCTTTAAAGAGTGGTGTAACATAAGTCCATCGGAGATTAAAAAGTCAACGCGGTTCAAAGCGTTTCCAAAACTGACCTTTCAATTAGCAATTTATGGAGGTGTCGATATGGATTATCGAATTGAGGAAAAAGAAGCGTTTAAAATGGTTGGTTTTAAAAAGAGAGTGCCTATTGTGTTTAGCGGTGAGAACAAAGAAATCATCGAATTGGCACAAAAAATCACTCCACGCCAACGAGAAACCATGCGTACCTATGCAAACATTGAACCAAGTGAACCGATGAATGCCTCATTCAATTTTGATGAAGGGCGGATGAAAGAACAAGGTAACCTGGATCATATGATTGGGGTAATTAGCACGTTGGAGGATTCTTTTGAAGGTTTTGATGTGGTTGACGTTCCGCCGCTGAAATGGGCGATCTTTATATCCGAAGGTGAGTTTCCAAAGGTAATGCAGAAAACCTGGGGTGAGATCTTTGCTGAGTGGTTGCCTTCTTCGGATTATGAATTAGTTGATGCACCGGAAATCTGCTTTATTGGCGACTTGACAGATCGTTCAAAAGTGCGATGTGAAAATTGGATTGCAGTTAAAAAGATCAAATAA
- a CDS encoding NAD(P)H-dependent oxidoreductase, with protein sequence MANINQTILDAFRSRYACKGYDPEKKVSAQDFDTILEVAHLSPSSFGFEPWKILILEDPKIKEKLAPIAWGARNSLNGASHFVILLARKKIDTLNSSDYITHIMKDIQKLPDEIIATRRETFKNFQENDFDLLESDRAIFDWACKQTYIVLANMLTTAALLGIDSCPIEGFDRAAVNTLLATENIIDPDHFGVSVMVSFGYGNKPPHQKTRQPLSDVVIRK encoded by the coding sequence ATGGCTAACATCAACCAAACAATTTTAGATGCATTTCGCTCCCGTTATGCATGCAAGGGATATGATCCCGAAAAAAAAGTATCCGCTCAGGATTTTGACACCATTTTGGAAGTAGCCCATTTATCGCCCAGTTCATTTGGCTTTGAGCCCTGGAAAATTCTTATTTTGGAAGATCCAAAAATCAAGGAAAAACTTGCTCCGATTGCCTGGGGTGCTCGAAACAGCCTTAATGGCGCCAGTCATTTTGTAATTCTTTTAGCCCGTAAGAAAATCGATACCCTTAACAGTTCTGATTATATCACCCACATCATGAAAGATATTCAAAAACTACCGGATGAAATTATTGCCACTCGCCGAGAAACGTTTAAAAATTTTCAGGAAAATGATTTTGACCTGTTGGAATCCGACCGTGCCATTTTTGACTGGGCCTGCAAACAAACCTACATTGTTCTGGCCAATATGCTGACAACTGCCGCCTTATTGGGTATTGATTCCTGCCCAATTGAAGGTTTTGATCGGGCCGCTGTCAATACTTTGTTGGCTACGGAAAATATTATTGATCCCGATCATTTTGGAGTCTCAGTGATGGTCAGCTTTGGGTATGGCAATAAACCACCTCATCAGAAAACCAGACAACCGCTTAGTGATGTGGTAATCCGAAAATAA
- a CDS encoding ABC transporter ATP-binding protein: protein MIKAEQISKSFRENAQLDSTIETKILKSISFEIKRGDFVAVMGPSGSGKSTLLYSISGMDQVSGGRVMFDGVSLSEMNEKSLSALRLNKMGFVFQNAQMLKNLSIFDNVILPGLVAKKEKPQAVRKRAGDLIKRMDIEGLEARDIRDVSGGQLQRASICRAMINQPDILFLDEPTGALNSEATDQVLAILDDLNRDGMTIMIVTHDSRVAAKAGTVIYIRDGEIAGSKELLAGLNQEQELNDWLKKI, encoded by the coding sequence ATGATAAAAGCAGAACAAATTAGTAAATCTTTTAGGGAAAATGCTCAGCTCGATTCGACCATTGAAACAAAGATATTAAAGTCAATATCCTTTGAGATTAAAAGAGGGGATTTTGTCGCGGTAATGGGGCCATCCGGCTCGGGAAAATCGACCCTCCTTTATAGTATCAGCGGAATGGATCAGGTTAGCGGTGGTCGGGTCATGTTCGATGGCGTCAGTTTATCGGAAATGAATGAAAAATCTTTGTCAGCGTTGCGGTTAAACAAAATGGGATTTGTTTTTCAGAACGCCCAGATGTTAAAAAATCTGTCGATTTTCGATAACGTTATTCTCCCCGGGCTGGTGGCTAAAAAAGAAAAGCCCCAAGCGGTTCGAAAGCGGGCCGGTGATTTGATCAAACGGATGGATATAGAAGGGCTCGAAGCACGGGATATCCGTGACGTATCGGGAGGACAACTGCAGCGGGCTTCTATCTGCCGGGCGATGATCAATCAACCGGATATTCTGTTTCTCGATGAACCTACCGGAGCGTTAAATTCCGAAGCGACGGATCAGGTTTTGGCCATCCTGGATGATTTAAATCGTGATGGCATGACGATTATGATAGTAACCCATGATTCCCGGGTCGCGGCAAAAGCGGGAACCGTTATTTATATCCGGGATGGCGAAATTGCAGGATCAAAAGAGCTCCTGGCGGGTTTAAACCAGGAGCAGGAATTGAATGACTGGCTAAAAAAAATCTGA
- a CDS encoding ABC transporter permease — MKLLLDLVQKDFKRNPAITAALVIFLTMSVLLMAGGLRVVGTLLSAYNGLNEKAKPPQYLQMHKGVYDHNAIENFVAEQADIREFITVKMLTINNANIRYRDETLENVLMDNSFVVQNEGFDYLLNMDNEVASVNDGEIGVPVYYAETLGIKVGDVIILKAGDYTNTLKVSTLIRDAQMNVAMTSSKRFLISPADQAVLSQHMGEWEYEFEFLLSEGTSPAALEQAYMAADLPSNGVAITGSLLNLFNVFSYGLVAMIIMSISILLIVIAILCLSYVIQATMADEQTAIGEMKAMGFPGKIMVTLYQVKYLSLMAVAGVIGYLGAIPFGDYFSAAVVLYCGQGNRQELKWVLPLMGIVLLSGVVLWWCYRVIKKNLKKTVVELLKGAKQRSTEGHYTLPLSGLKHPNLTIAMGELACKGKQYLVIFLVFVFSSFLILLPMNMNHSIQDSSFITYMGVGEADLRIDIQYSEAVIQQQEKALQVLQNDPDVEALAVYKNGYVEVQNEQGRGQNIRVESGDEAVFPLKYLDGRAPMSKSEMALSDLNASALGKKVGDDISVVYGGETMNFTVVGVYQDLTYGGKTAKAMIDFRNEDVEVYIMYIRLADGVDITSKTDQLRAALTDIKITPIKSFINQTLGGIVDNLSRVEVATLVMALLLNGVVTLMFLKLVMAREQGAIAIKKALGFSNRDIRIQLGIRVLTIQGLAILLGTLLANTLGERIFGMMLSTMGASRITLLIQPVKAYLLCPGIQLMVVFITIIGATGAVKANHIRAQIME, encoded by the coding sequence ATGAAACTGTTACTGGATCTTGTCCAGAAGGATTTTAAACGAAACCCGGCGATTACCGCAGCACTGGTTATCTTTCTGACAATGTCGGTGCTGTTGATGGCAGGTGGCTTGCGGGTCGTCGGAACGCTGTTGTCGGCATACAATGGATTAAATGAAAAAGCTAAACCTCCTCAATATCTACAGATGCATAAGGGCGTATACGATCACAATGCCATTGAGAACTTTGTGGCGGAACAGGCAGACATTCGGGAATTTATAACGGTTAAAATGTTGACTATCAATAATGCGAACATTCGTTATCGGGATGAAACCCTGGAGAATGTGCTAATGGACAACAGTTTTGTCGTTCAAAATGAAGGTTTTGATTACTTGTTGAATATGGACAACGAAGTGGCGTCAGTCAATGATGGTGAAATCGGGGTGCCGGTTTATTACGCCGAAACCTTAGGGATAAAGGTGGGCGATGTGATTATCCTTAAAGCCGGTGATTATACCAATACTTTAAAGGTATCCACACTTATCCGCGATGCCCAAATGAATGTTGCCATGACTTCGTCAAAGCGTTTTCTGATTAGTCCGGCGGATCAGGCCGTACTGAGTCAACACATGGGTGAATGGGAATATGAATTTGAGTTTTTGTTGAGTGAAGGAACATCCCCGGCAGCTCTGGAGCAGGCTTACATGGCGGCCGATCTGCCGTCCAATGGGGTTGCTATTACCGGAAGTCTATTGAATCTGTTTAATGTTTTTTCTTATGGTTTAGTCGCGATGATCATTATGAGTATCAGTATTTTGCTGATAGTAATCGCTATTTTGTGTTTATCCTATGTGATTCAGGCGACCATGGCCGACGAGCAGACAGCCATCGGCGAGATGAAGGCCATGGGTTTTCCCGGTAAAATTATGGTGACGCTGTATCAGGTGAAATATTTGTCATTAATGGCGGTGGCGGGTGTTATCGGGTATTTGGGGGCGATACCTTTTGGCGATTATTTTTCGGCAGCGGTGGTGCTGTATTGCGGTCAGGGAAATCGCCAGGAGTTGAAATGGGTGTTACCGTTGATGGGGATCGTCCTTTTAAGTGGGGTGGTACTTTGGTGGTGTTATCGAGTGATTAAAAAGAATTTAAAGAAAACGGTGGTGGAGTTGCTAAAAGGAGCAAAGCAGAGGTCTACGGAAGGACATTATACATTGCCATTGTCAGGATTAAAACACCCCAATCTGACGATTGCGATGGGGGAACTTGCTTGTAAAGGGAAACAATACCTGGTTATTTTTCTGGTCTTTGTCTTTTCTTCGTTTCTAATTTTGTTGCCTATGAACATGAATCATAGCATCCAGGATTCCTCATTTATAACCTATATGGGGGTAGGCGAAGCGGATTTACGGATCGATATTCAATATTCAGAAGCCGTGATCCAACAGCAAGAAAAGGCGTTGCAGGTGTTGCAAAATGATCCGGATGTGGAGGCATTGGCGGTTTATAAAAATGGTTATGTTGAGGTTCAAAATGAACAGGGGCGGGGGCAGAATATCCGCGTGGAAAGCGGTGATGAAGCGGTGTTTCCACTAAAATATCTGGACGGACGGGCACCGATGAGCAAAAGTGAGATGGCTTTGTCGGATCTGAATGCCTCAGCGTTAGGGAAAAAAGTGGGCGATGACATTTCGGTGGTTTATGGCGGTGAAACCATGAATTTTACCGTGGTCGGAGTTTATCAGGATCTTACCTATGGGGGAAAAACAGCCAAGGCGATGATTGATTTTCGGAATGAAGATGTTGAAGTTTATATTATGTATATTCGGTTGGCAGATGGGGTGGACATTACATCAAAAACTGATCAACTGCGAGCCGCCTTAACGGATATTAAGATCACCCCTATTAAAAGTTTTATTAACCAAACCTTGGGGGGCATTGTGGACAACCTGAGTCGGGTGGAAGTAGCAACGCTGGTCATGGCATTATTATTAAATGGAGTAGTCACATTGATGTTTCTAAAGTTGGTGATGGCTCGCGAACAGGGGGCTATTGCAATAAAAAAAGCATTGGGTTTTAGCAACCGCGATATTCGAATCCAGTTGGGAATTCGAGTTCTGACGATTCAAGGTCTGGCTATTTTGCTGGGAACACTGCTGGCAAATACCCTGGGTGAACGGATCTTTGGGATGATGCTTTCGACCATGGGAGCCTCACGGATCACGTTGTTGATTCAACCCGTTAAAGCTTATCTGCTTTGTCCGGGTATTCAACTGATGGTTGTTTTCATCACCATCATTGGAGCAACGGGGGCAGTAAAAGCTAATCATATCAGAGCACAAATAATGGAATAA